The Pseudomonas sp. FP2309 genome has a window encoding:
- the argE gene encoding acetylornithine deacetylase, whose translation MSSSRELLAQLVRFDTTSRESNLALIDFVRTYLQDHGVACELVFNAQKNKANLLATIGPADVPGIVLSGHTDVVPVDGQRWSVPPFELTEKAGKLYGRGTADMKGYIACVLALVPALIAAPLRMPVHIALSYDEEVGCLGVHGLIERFQAQPVKPLLCVIGEPTELKPVLGHKGKLAMRCDVHGAACHSAYAPSGVNAIEYAAQLISELVRLGETLKVPEKLDPRFDPPFSTVQTGVINGGKALNIVPQHCSFDFEVRALPAQNPWQVADALRHYAEHCLLPAMQAVSAHAAISLSELSSYPGLATSAQSQAAEWVAQFCGSTNYGTVAFGTEGGLFDRAGIPTVVCGPGSMAQGHKPDEFIDVEQLQACDQMLQRVLAFVSQ comes from the coding sequence ATGAGCAGCAGCCGTGAACTGCTGGCGCAACTGGTGCGCTTCGACACCACCAGCCGCGAATCGAACCTGGCCTTGATCGACTTTGTGCGCACCTACCTGCAGGACCACGGCGTGGCTTGTGAGTTGGTGTTCAACGCACAGAAGAACAAGGCCAACCTGCTGGCGACCATCGGCCCGGCCGACGTGCCGGGCATTGTGCTGTCCGGGCATACCGACGTAGTACCGGTGGACGGCCAGCGCTGGAGCGTGCCGCCATTCGAGCTGACGGAAAAGGCCGGCAAGCTGTATGGGCGCGGCACCGCCGATATGAAGGGGTACATCGCCTGCGTATTGGCGTTGGTGCCGGCATTGATTGCGGCACCGCTGCGCATGCCGGTGCATATCGCACTGTCCTATGACGAAGAAGTGGGCTGTCTTGGCGTGCATGGGTTGATCGAGCGGTTTCAGGCGCAGCCGGTCAAGCCGCTGCTGTGCGTGATCGGCGAGCCCACCGAACTCAAGCCGGTGCTGGGTCACAAAGGCAAATTGGCCATGCGCTGCGACGTGCACGGCGCGGCCTGCCATTCGGCGTATGCCCCGTCCGGTGTGAATGCCATTGAATACGCCGCGCAGTTGATCAGCGAACTGGTGCGCCTCGGTGAAACGCTCAAGGTCCCCGAGAAGCTTGATCCCCGGTTCGATCCGCCGTTTTCCACGGTACAGACCGGTGTGATCAACGGCGGCAAGGCGCTGAACATCGTCCCGCAGCACTGCAGTTTCGATTTTGAAGTGCGCGCGCTGCCGGCCCAAAATCCGTGGCAGGTCGCCGACGCGCTGCGCCATTACGCCGAACACTGCCTGCTGCCGGCAATGCAGGCGGTGAGTGCCCACGCCGCGATCAGCCTCAGCGAGTTGTCCAGTTATCCGGGGTTGGCGACATCCGCCCAAAGCCAGGCGGCCGAGTGGGTGGCGCAGTTCTGTGGCTCAACGAATTACGGCACCGTGGCGTTCGGCACCGAAGGTGGCTTGTTTGATCGGGCCGGTATCCCCACGGTGGTGTGTGGGCCGGGAAGCATGGCGCAGGGGCATAAGCCGGATGAATTCATCGATGTTGAGCAGTTGCAGGCATGCGACCAAATGCTGCAGCGGGTGCTCGCGTTTGTGAGCCAATAA
- a CDS encoding class II aldolase and adducin N-terminal domain-containing protein: protein MALSLEEQTRIDLAATFRIIAHLGMHEAVANHFSAAVSADGKQFLLNPKWKHFSRIRASDLLLLNTDDPAAADHPNVDATAWSIHGQIHRLLPQTRAVLHLHPVYTTAVACLATPHIPPIDQNSARYFNRVAVDELYGGMADTEAEGARLAGLLNGKSRLLMGNHGVMVTAGTIGEAFDDIWTLERACQILVTAWSTGQPLRVLSDEVAEKTARGWEGIADFSRRHFEEMKQMMIDADPSVVD, encoded by the coding sequence ATGGCGTTATCCCTCGAAGAACAGACGCGCATCGACCTGGCGGCGACCTTTCGTATCATCGCCCACCTGGGCATGCACGAAGCGGTGGCCAACCATTTCAGCGCGGCCGTGTCGGCCGATGGCAAACAGTTTTTGCTCAACCCTAAGTGGAAGCATTTTTCGCGCATCCGCGCCAGTGACCTGCTGCTGTTGAACACCGACGATCCGGCCGCTGCTGATCACCCCAACGTGGATGCCACCGCCTGGTCGATCCACGGGCAGATCCACCGCCTGTTGCCGCAGACCCGTGCGGTGCTGCATTTGCACCCGGTGTACACCACGGCGGTGGCGTGCCTGGCCACGCCGCATATCCCACCGATCGACCAGAACAGCGCCCGTTATTTCAACCGTGTGGCGGTGGACGAACTCTACGGCGGCATGGCCGACACCGAGGCTGAGGGCGCGCGCCTGGCCGGCTTGCTGAACGGTAAAAGCCGCCTGCTGATGGGCAACCACGGGGTGATGGTCACCGCCGGGACCATCGGTGAAGCCTTCGACGATATCTGGACCCTGGAGCGCGCGTGCCAGATCCTCGTCACCGCGTGGTCCACCGGGCAGCCGCTGCGGGTTTTGTCCGATGAAGTGGCGGAGAAAACCGCGCGGGGCTGGGAAGGCATTGCCGACTTCTCGCGCCGGCATTTTGAAGAAATGAAGCAAATGATGATCGACGCCGACCCCTCGGTAGTCGATTGA
- a CDS encoding tRNA (adenine(22)-N(1))-methyltransferase TrmK — MNEHSLSTRLERVAAHVPHGARLADIGSDHAYLPVALLRRGAIEAAVAGEVATTPFQAAERTVRDNGLEQQITVRLANGLAAIAPADRITAISLCGMGGETIRDILDAGKACLNGVERLILQPNGGEQPLRVWLMNNGYRIVSEELLRENRFFYEIIVAERAEPVLYSAEQLYFGPLLMQARSPAFLAKWQRALRLRQKTLAGFAQAQTVPDAKRQAIIRQIRWITALLA; from the coding sequence TTGAACGAACACTCCTTGTCCACGCGCCTTGAGCGCGTGGCAGCGCACGTGCCCCATGGCGCGCGGCTGGCCGATATCGGCTCGGACCATGCCTACCTGCCGGTGGCGCTGCTGCGCCGCGGCGCGATCGAGGCGGCGGTGGCGGGGGAGGTGGCGACCACGCCGTTCCAGGCGGCCGAGCGCACCGTGCGTGACAACGGCCTGGAACAGCAGATCACGGTGCGCCTGGCCAATGGCTTGGCGGCCATCGCACCGGCAGACCGGATTACCGCGATCAGCCTGTGCGGCATGGGCGGCGAGACGATCCGCGACATCCTTGACGCCGGCAAGGCCTGCCTGAACGGGGTTGAACGCCTGATCCTGCAACCCAACGGCGGCGAGCAACCGCTGCGCGTCTGGTTGATGAACAACGGTTACCGCATCGTCAGCGAAGAGCTGCTGCGCGAGAACCGGTTTTTCTATGAAATCATCGTCGCCGAGCGCGCTGAACCGGTGTTGTACAGCGCCGAGCAACTCTACTTCGGCCCGCTCCTGATGCAGGCCCGCAGCCCGGCATTTTTGGCCAAGTGGCAGCGGGCATTGCGCCTGCGACAAAAGACCCTGGCCGGTTTCGCGCAGGCGCAGACGGTGCCCGACGCCAAGCGGCAAGCGATCATTCGGCAGATTCGCTGGATCACCGCGCTGCTGGCTTGA
- a CDS encoding amino acid ABC transporter permease/ATP-binding protein — MTFDWNYLFGLLDDAEFWRATWTVIKLSTLTWLLSIGLGFLLALAKQSKHAVLSVPARGYIWLFRSLPLLVLLIFIYNLPQALPGTSAVLADPFWSGLLALVICETAYVAEIHRGGLLSIPKGQGEAARALGLRFFGTQWRVVIPQALRVALPALANEYISIVKLTSLVSVISLTEILMVGQRLYSQNFLVIETMAAVAFFYVFIVTVFDFLLKRLERFLDVNTRNVSRVPDAQVLALATQQRTVLQRPESNGAAALQASRLHKAYNDIEVLGSVNLQVQPGEVVSVIGPSGSGKTTLIRLLNGLEQLDNGEIHINGLPFIRLSKVGAQKPQYIEHAEHRLNIGMVFQSFNLFPHLSVLDNLLMAPKYHRLGRTDELKQQAYALLHKVGMLDHAWKYPHQLSGGQQQRVAIARALMMRPQIMLFDEPTSALDPEKVNEVLQVIEALAEEGITMVIVTHEMNFAFKVSDRIVFMEKGRVVCDDTPGALRSGHNPRVEAFLKDVSLA, encoded by the coding sequence ATGACATTCGACTGGAATTACCTGTTTGGTTTGCTGGACGATGCCGAGTTCTGGCGTGCGACGTGGACGGTGATCAAGCTCAGTACCCTCACCTGGCTCTTGAGCATCGGCCTGGGCTTTTTGCTGGCGCTGGCCAAACAGTCCAAACACGCCGTGCTCAGTGTGCCGGCCCGTGGGTACATCTGGTTGTTCCGCAGCTTGCCGCTGCTGGTGCTGCTGATCTTTATCTACAACTTGCCCCAGGCGTTGCCGGGTACCTCGGCGGTGCTGGCCGACCCGTTCTGGTCCGGCCTGTTGGCGCTGGTGATCTGCGAGACGGCGTACGTGGCCGAGATTCATCGCGGCGGTCTGCTCTCGATTCCCAAAGGCCAGGGCGAGGCGGCGCGGGCGTTGGGCCTGAGGTTTTTCGGCACCCAATGGCGCGTGGTGATCCCCCAGGCGCTGCGCGTGGCATTGCCGGCGCTGGCCAACGAATACATCTCCATCGTCAAGCTGACCTCGTTGGTGTCGGTGATCTCCCTCACCGAGATTCTGATGGTTGGCCAGCGCCTGTATTCGCAGAACTTTTTAGTGATCGAAACCATGGCGGCGGTGGCGTTCTTCTACGTGTTTATCGTCACCGTGTTCGATTTTTTGCTCAAACGCCTGGAGCGCTTTCTCGATGTGAACACGCGTAACGTGTCCCGCGTGCCCGACGCCCAGGTGCTCGCCCTGGCGACTCAACAACGCACGGTCCTGCAACGCCCGGAAAGTAACGGCGCGGCGGCGCTGCAAGCCTCGCGGTTGCACAAGGCGTACAACGACATCGAGGTGCTCGGCTCGGTCAACCTGCAGGTGCAGCCGGGTGAGGTGGTGTCGGTGATCGGCCCGTCTGGCTCGGGCAAGACTACGCTGATCCGCCTGCTCAACGGCCTGGAGCAGTTGGATAACGGCGAGATTCATATCAACGGCCTGCCGTTCATTCGCCTGAGCAAAGTCGGTGCGCAGAAGCCCCAGTACATCGAGCACGCCGAGCACCGCCTGAACATCGGGATGGTGTTCCAGAGCTTCAACCTGTTCCCGCATTTGAGCGTGCTCGACAACCTGCTGATGGCGCCGAAATACCACCGCCTGGGCCGTACCGATGAGCTCAAGCAACAGGCCTACGCGCTGCTGCACAAGGTCGGCATGCTCGATCACGCCTGGAAGTACCCGCACCAGTTGTCCGGCGGTCAACAGCAACGTGTGGCCATCGCCCGGGCCTTGATGATGCGCCCGCAAATCATGTTGTTCGACGAGCCGACCTCGGCGCTCGACCCCGAAAAAGTCAACGAAGTGCTGCAAGTGATCGAGGCCCTGGCCGAGGAGGGCATCACCATGGTGATCGTCACCCACGAGATGAACTTCGCGTTCAAGGTCTCCGATCGCATCGTGTTCATGGAGAAGGGGCGCGTGGTCTGCGATGACACGCCAGGCGCCTTGCGCAGCGGGCACAACCCACGCGTGGAGGCGTTCCTCAAGGACGTCTCGCTGGCGTGA
- the gudD gene encoding glucarate dehydratase gives MNTPVITHLQVIPVAGHDSMLLNLSGAHGPYFTRNIVILKDSCGNTGVGEVPGGERIRETLEDARSLVIGQPIGQYQRILNQMRSTFAARDSAGRGLQTFDLRITIHAVTAMEAALLDLLGQFLDVPVAALLGEGQQRDAVKMLGYLFYVGDRNATDLAYRNEADADDDWFRLRHETALTPEAVVRLAEAAKARYGFNDFKLKGGVLSGDAEIEAVTALAERFPDARITLDPNGAWSLKEAIRLCRDQHHVLAYAEDPCGAENGYSGREVMAEFRRATGLKTATNMIATDWREMGHAIQLQSVDIPLADPHFWTMQGSVRVAQMCHEWGLTWGSHSNNHFDISLAMFTQVAAAAPGDITAIDTHWIWQDGQRLTREPLTIEGGYVKVPAKPGLGVDIDMEAVAKAHELYKGMGLGARDDSVAMQFLIPGWRFNNKQPCLVR, from the coding sequence ATGAATACTCCAGTCATCACCCACTTGCAGGTCATCCCCGTCGCCGGCCACGACAGCATGCTGCTTAACCTCAGCGGCGCCCACGGGCCGTATTTCACGCGCAATATCGTCATCCTCAAGGACAGCTGCGGCAACACCGGCGTCGGTGAAGTGCCCGGCGGCGAACGCATCCGCGAAACCCTGGAAGACGCGCGCAGCCTGGTGATCGGCCAACCCATCGGCCAGTACCAGCGCATCCTCAACCAAATGCGCAGCACCTTTGCCGCGCGTGACTCGGCCGGCCGTGGCCTGCAAACTTTTGACCTGCGCATCACCATCCATGCCGTCACCGCCATGGAAGCCGCCCTGCTCGACCTGCTGGGGCAGTTTCTCGACGTCCCGGTGGCCGCCCTGCTCGGCGAAGGCCAGCAGCGTGATGCGGTGAAAATGCTCGGTTACCTGTTCTACGTGGGCGACCGCAACGCCACCGACCTGGCCTACCGCAACGAAGCGGACGCCGATGACGACTGGTTCCGCCTGCGCCATGAAACAGCCCTCACCCCGGAGGCCGTGGTGCGCCTGGCCGAAGCCGCCAAAGCTCGCTACGGCTTCAACGACTTCAAGCTCAAGGGTGGCGTCCTGAGCGGCGACGCGGAAATCGAAGCGGTCACCGCCCTGGCCGAACGCTTCCCCGACGCGCGTATCACCCTCGACCCGAACGGCGCATGGTCACTCAAGGAAGCCATCCGCCTGTGCCGCGACCAGCACCACGTGCTCGCTTATGCCGAAGACCCGTGCGGGGCCGAAAACGGCTACTCGGGCCGCGAAGTCATGGCCGAATTCCGCCGCGCCACGGGCCTAAAGACCGCCACCAACATGATCGCCACCGACTGGCGCGAGATGGGCCACGCGATCCAGTTGCAGTCGGTGGACATCCCACTGGCCGACCCGCATTTCTGGACCATGCAAGGCTCGGTGCGCGTGGCGCAGATGTGCCACGAGTGGGGCCTGACCTGGGGTTCGCATTCCAACAACCACTTCGATATTTCCCTGGCCATGTTCACCCAGGTGGCCGCCGCCGCACCGGGCGATATCACCGCCATCGACACCCATTGGATCTGGCAGGACGGCCAGCGCCTGACCCGCGAGCCCTTGACCATCGAAGGCGGCTACGTAAAAGTCCCGGCCAAACCGGGCCTGGGGGTGGACATCGACATGGAGGCCGTGGCCAAGGCCCATGAGCTGTACAAAGGCATGGGCCTCGGCGCGCGGGATGACAGCGTGGCGATGCAATTCCTGATACCGGGGTGGCGCTTCAACAACAAACAGCCTTGCCTGGTGCGCTGA
- a CDS encoding MFS transporter encodes MVSPTRHAPAASSSDPVLARAVRKVKSHVLPLFVIMFILNYIDRVNIGFVRTHMEHDLGIGAAAYGFGAGLFFIGYALFEVPSNMLLQKVGARIWLTRIMFTWGIVATLMAFIQNETHFYILRFLLGVAEAGFFPGVIYYFTRWLPGVERGKAIAIFLSGSAVASLISGPLSGALLQIEGFGFHGWQWMFAIEGLASVVIGFFVWFWLDSKPHDAKWMTREEQDALVGAIDEEQRQREALTSVKPTIGKLLKDRQILLFCALYFCIQLTIYAATFWLPSIIKKMGDLSDVQVGFFNSIPWLISIIAMYAFASLSGKFKFQQAWVAVALLIAAAGMFMSTTGGPVFAFVAICFAAIGFKSASSLFWPIPQGYLDVRIAAAVIALINSIGNLGGFVAPTTFGFLEQTTGSIQGGLYGLAGTSVLAAILVFFAKTAPSAALASPDVTPNGAALSKPL; translated from the coding sequence ATGGTGAGCCCTACACGCCATGCACCTGCCGCTTCAAGCAGTGATCCGGTCCTTGCGCGCGCCGTGCGCAAAGTGAAGAGCCATGTGCTTCCACTGTTCGTGATCATGTTCATCCTCAACTACATCGACCGGGTCAATATCGGCTTTGTGCGCACGCACATGGAACATGACCTGGGCATCGGCGCCGCGGCCTACGGCTTTGGCGCCGGGTTGTTCTTCATCGGGTATGCCCTGTTCGAAGTGCCCTCCAACATGCTGCTGCAAAAGGTCGGCGCGCGGATCTGGCTGACCCGCATCATGTTCACCTGGGGCATCGTCGCCACGCTGATGGCCTTCATCCAGAACGAAACCCACTTCTACATCCTGCGTTTTCTGCTGGGCGTAGCCGAAGCCGGCTTCTTTCCGGGAGTGATCTACTACTTCACGCGCTGGTTGCCTGGCGTGGAGCGCGGCAAAGCCATCGCGATCTTCCTCAGTGGTTCGGCAGTCGCCTCGTTGATCTCGGGCCCGCTGTCAGGGGCGCTGTTGCAGATCGAAGGCTTTGGTTTTCACGGCTGGCAATGGATGTTCGCCATCGAAGGCCTGGCCTCGGTGGTGATCGGCTTTTTTGTATGGTTCTGGCTCGACTCCAAACCCCACGATGCCAAATGGATGACCCGCGAAGAACAGGACGCCCTCGTCGGCGCTATCGACGAGGAACAACGCCAGCGTGAGGCACTGACCAGCGTCAAACCAACGATCGGCAAGCTGCTCAAGGACCGTCAGATCCTGCTGTTTTGCGCGCTGTACTTCTGTATCCAACTGACCATTTACGCGGCGACGTTCTGGCTGCCGAGCATCATCAAGAAAATGGGTGACTTGAGTGATGTGCAGGTGGGTTTCTTCAACTCGATACCCTGGTTGATCTCGATCATCGCCATGTACGCCTTCGCATCGCTGTCGGGCAAGTTCAAGTTCCAACAGGCCTGGGTGGCGGTGGCGCTGTTGATTGCGGCGGCAGGCATGTTCATGTCCACCACCGGCGGACCAGTCTTTGCCTTTGTGGCGATCTGCTTTGCGGCCATCGGGTTCAAGTCGGCGTCGTCACTGTTCTGGCCGATCCCCCAGGGCTACCTGGATGTACGCATCGCAGCGGCGGTGATCGCGCTGATCAACTCCATCGGCAACCTGGGCGGCTTCGTCGCGCCGACCACCTTTGGCTTTTTGGAGCAGACCACCGGGTCGATCCAGGGCGGCCTCTACGGCCTGGCCGGCACCTCGGTGCTGGCGGCGATCCTGGTGTTCTTCGCCAAGACCGCACCCTCTGCCGCACTCGCATCGCCAGACGTGACGCCCAACGGCGCCGCCCTCAGCAAACCACTTTGA
- a CDS encoding DUF1028 domain-containing protein, giving the protein MTFSVVARCAETGQLGIAISSSSIAVGARCPWLRPGVGAVASQNITLPSLGPDILGLLEQGMAPNEALTVVFAGQAHSDYRQVTVIDHLGRTAHFSGTHTLGLHAAISGEQCVAAGNMLANAGVIEAMVRAFEQATGPVAERLLAALHSGVAEGGEAGPVHSAALLVVDEVSWPIVNLRVDWADEDPIGALDRLWQAYRPQLQDYIERALNPPIAPGYAVPGDDR; this is encoded by the coding sequence ATGACCTTTTCCGTTGTCGCCCGCTGCGCCGAAACCGGCCAGTTGGGCATCGCCATCAGTTCGTCGAGTATTGCCGTGGGCGCGCGGTGCCCATGGTTGCGTCCCGGTGTGGGCGCGGTGGCCTCGCAGAACATCACGCTGCCGAGCCTGGGGCCCGACATCCTCGGTTTGCTGGAGCAAGGCATGGCGCCGAACGAAGCGCTGACGGTAGTGTTTGCAGGGCAGGCGCACAGTGACTATCGCCAGGTGACCGTGATCGATCACCTGGGCCGCACCGCGCATTTCAGTGGCACGCACACCTTGGGCCTGCATGCGGCAATCAGCGGCGAGCAGTGCGTGGCGGCGGGCAATATGTTGGCCAACGCCGGGGTGATCGAGGCCATGGTGCGCGCGTTCGAGCAGGCCACGGGGCCTGTGGCCGAACGCCTGCTGGCGGCGCTGCACAGTGGCGTGGCCGAAGGCGGCGAGGCGGGGCCGGTGCATTCGGCGGCGCTGTTGGTGGTCGATGAGGTGTCCTGGCCCATCGTCAACCTGCGCGTGGACTGGGCCGATGAAGACCCGATCGGCGCCCTCGACCGGCTGTGGCAGGCCTATCGCCCGCAATTGCAGGACTACATCGAGCGCGCCCTCAACCCGCCCATCGCGCCCGGCTATGCGGTGCCGGGGGACGATCGATGA
- a CDS encoding DUF3144 domain-containing protein has translation MADATDQAFYDRADAHIELSNEQLKTFDNLGQVSASMMFGTTRFNAWALARNFKSGEHMAAEREAMLKYCCDQYRMMLEDNLDDHINHFAQYMQVK, from the coding sequence ATGGCAGACGCCACCGACCAAGCGTTCTACGACCGCGCCGATGCGCACATCGAACTGTCGAACGAACAACTTAAAACCTTCGACAACCTCGGCCAGGTCAGCGCCTCAATGATGTTCGGCACCACCCGCTTCAACGCCTGGGCCCTGGCGCGCAACTTCAAGTCCGGCGAGCACATGGCCGCAGAGCGCGAAGCGATGCTCAAGTATTGCTGCGATCAGTACCGGATGATGCTGGAAGACAACCTGGACGATCACATCAATCATTTTGCTCAGTACATGCAGGTCAAATAG
- a CDS encoding phytanoyl-CoA dioxygenase family protein: MIEQAHIEQFQRDGFLVVAGVLSMDEVAALQHDFDQWVEESRRHDQGWGATVDGRARFDLEGDHRADHPSLRRVSSPTEISPAYERVALHSRMAAISAQLIGAAGTRFHHSKINSKLPHTATQVKWHQDFLFTPHSNDDIVTALLMVSEVTPQNGPLNVIPGSHKGPLWSHWQQQRFTGSVDDAVVAEHCRQPVACYGPAGSVCFMHTRLLHASSPNETELPRTLFISVYAAEDALPFGENPLPSAHAGLLVAGEESGLVRCTTNHMRLPQKPRGASFFVQQAGQDSATA, from the coding sequence ATGATTGAACAAGCACACATCGAACAGTTCCAGCGTGACGGCTTCCTGGTGGTAGCAGGGGTGCTCTCGATGGACGAAGTGGCCGCGCTGCAACACGACTTCGACCAGTGGGTCGAAGAGAGCCGCCGCCACGACCAGGGCTGGGGCGCCACCGTGGACGGTCGCGCGCGCTTTGACCTCGAAGGCGACCACCGCGCCGATCACCCGTCGCTGCGCCGGGTGAGTTCGCCCACCGAGATTTCCCCGGCGTATGAGCGCGTGGCCTTGCATTCGCGCATGGCGGCGATTTCCGCGCAGTTGATCGGCGCCGCCGGCACGCGCTTTCACCACAGCAAGATCAACTCGAAACTGCCGCACACCGCCACCCAAGTGAAGTGGCACCAGGACTTTCTGTTCACGCCCCACAGCAACGACGACATCGTCACCGCCTTGTTGATGGTCAGCGAAGTGACCCCGCAGAACGGCCCGCTGAACGTGATCCCCGGCAGCCACAAAGGCCCGCTGTGGTCGCACTGGCAGCAGCAGCGCTTCACCGGTTCGGTGGACGACGCCGTGGTGGCCGAACATTGTCGGCAACCGGTGGCCTGCTACGGCCCGGCCGGTTCCGTGTGCTTCATGCACACCCGTCTGTTGCATGCCTCCAGCCCTAACGAGACCGAACTGCCGCGTACCTTGTTCATCAGCGTGTATGCCGCTGAAGACGCGCTGCCATTCGGCGAAAACCCCTTGCCCAGTGCGCACGCCGGCCTGCTGGTGGCCGGTGAAGAAAGTGGCTTGGTGCGCTGCACCACCAACCATATGCGTCTGCCACAGAAGCCTCGTGGCGCGTCGTTCTTCGTGCAACAGGCCGGACAAGACTCTGCCACTGCCTAA
- a CDS encoding ABC transporter substrate-binding protein: protein MTAFRNSVRPFAVCLLGAAVAVTSLAASAFQQDGKIIAGSDVTFFPYEYMDNNKPAGFDIEFMDGLGKVMGRKVETLDTRFPNLITGLQAGRFDVTNSSMYITAERVKVIDMIPYLKSGESILTLKDSAFQPKTPEAFCGHKIGSMGATSWLAQMNKLSAEYCVAKGLKPIQISEYSTDPQTTQALLAHAVEAQITDAAVARGVVDKLGNRVVISSETLIYPVLNGFGVKKGNDTVKQALLEGLEKYRATPEYAALLKKYNFQAPTDADIAALMPQ, encoded by the coding sequence ATGACAGCCTTTCGTAACAGTGTTCGCCCCTTTGCCGTGTGCCTGCTGGGCGCTGCGGTTGCAGTGACCTCGTTGGCGGCGTCGGCGTTTCAGCAGGACGGCAAGATCATCGCCGGTTCCGATGTGACCTTCTTCCCCTACGAGTACATGGACAACAACAAACCCGCCGGCTTCGACATCGAGTTCATGGACGGCCTGGGCAAGGTCATGGGGCGCAAGGTCGAGACCCTCGACACCCGCTTTCCCAACCTGATCACCGGCCTGCAGGCCGGGCGTTTCGATGTGACCAACTCGTCGATGTACATCACTGCCGAGCGGGTCAAGGTCATCGACATGATCCCCTACCTCAAGAGCGGCGAGTCGATCCTGACCCTCAAGGACAGTGCTTTTCAGCCCAAGACGCCGGAAGCGTTCTGCGGCCATAAGATCGGCTCCATGGGCGCCACCTCGTGGCTGGCGCAGATGAACAAACTGTCGGCCGAATACTGCGTGGCCAAGGGCTTGAAGCCGATCCAGATCAGTGAATACAGCACCGACCCGCAAACCACCCAGGCCCTGCTGGCCCATGCCGTGGAAGCGCAGATCACCGACGCCGCTGTGGCCCGTGGCGTGGTCGACAAACTCGGCAATCGCGTGGTGATTTCCTCCGAGACCTTGATTTACCCGGTGCTCAACGGCTTCGGCGTAAAGAAGGGCAACGACACGGTCAAGCAGGCCTTGCTCGAGGGCCTTGAGAAATACCGCGCCACCCCGGAATACGCGGCCTTGCTCAAGAAGTACAACTTCCAGGCACCCACCGATGCCGACATCGCGGCGCTGATGCCCCAGTAA
- a CDS encoding FadR/GntR family transcriptional regulator yields MPIESSPPVRRRSNNLAQGVVDALTQRILLGQLKPGEKLPSESTIVLEHGVSRTVVREALSKLQASGLVETRHGIGTFVLAQQARQGLRLHVDTVASVRNMLELRLGLEVQAVALAALRRTDVQLAHMRQALDDYQASLVNNDSCVEEDKRFHQLIAEATGNTFFSEIMQHLGNAMIPRAQVKSDERGGADFAQLGQLASREHEAIFNAIKRQDPDAARAAMVLHLTNSRDRFSGE; encoded by the coding sequence ATGCCCATTGAAAGCTCGCCTCCTGTGCGTAGACGTTCCAACAACCTGGCCCAAGGCGTGGTCGACGCCTTGACCCAGCGCATCCTGCTGGGTCAACTCAAGCCCGGTGAGAAACTGCCCTCGGAATCCACCATCGTGCTGGAGCACGGCGTAAGCCGGACGGTGGTGCGTGAGGCGCTGTCCAAGTTGCAGGCATCGGGACTGGTGGAGACGCGTCACGGCATCGGCACCTTTGTATTGGCGCAACAGGCCCGGCAAGGCTTGCGCCTGCATGTCGACACGGTCGCCAGCGTGCGCAACATGCTTGAGTTGCGCCTTGGCCTGGAGGTGCAAGCGGTGGCGCTGGCCGCGCTGCGCCGCACCGACGTGCAACTGGCCCACATGCGCCAGGCGCTGGACGACTACCAGGCGTCCCTGGTCAACAACGACAGTTGTGTGGAGGAGGACAAGCGCTTTCATCAGTTGATCGCCGAAGCCACCGGCAATACATTCTTCAGCGAAATCATGCAGCACTTGGGCAATGCGATGATTCCACGTGCCCAGGTCAAGAGTGACGAGCGCGGTGGCGCCGATTTTGCCCAGCTCGGGCAGTTGGCGAGCCGCGAACATGAGGCGATCTTCAACGCGATCAAGCGCCAGGACCCGGACGCGGCTCGGGCCGCCATGGTGTTGCATCTGACCAACAGCCGGGATCGGTTTTCCGGGGAATGA